The following are encoded together in the Juglans microcarpa x Juglans regia isolate MS1-56 chromosome 2D, Jm3101_v1.0, whole genome shotgun sequence genome:
- the LOC121250180 gene encoding uncharacterized protein LOC121250180, translating into MANFDARVSYSSLSNIEKDNSRFHYEDDYSDSPWSVPQAPSGSNSSKQEYSYHFPIESNDFLDGGYDSSDDTRNSMPTNFPPEVNLKNVLSGMFAILTGRNKSVPRLTSNQQLPSSDVSFLESGKNGNTFLHSSVYIPSAPPLLEPSGVNYSAYKEVLEAEPPEWLPDSSSTVCMQCTAPFTALTRGRHHCRFCGGVFCRSCTKGRCLLPVKFRERNPQRVCDACYDRLDPLQGIFVNTISNAVQVAKHDVIDWTCTRGWLNLPLGWSMEHEIYKASNTLRSYCQVARLNPDKSIPLAVLKGAKGLAILTVAKAGVLVTYKLGTGLVISRRSDGSWSAPSSIVSMGLGWGAQIGGELMDFLIVLHDLKAVKTFCSRMHFSLGAGCSAAAGPVGRVLEADLRAGDRGSGMCYTYSCSKGAFVGVSLEGNVVATRMDTNLRFYGDPYLSTSDILLGMVDRPKAAEPLYASLEDLFSCVR; encoded by the exons ATGGCAAACTTTGACGCAAGAGTTTCATATTCTTCACTCTCTAATATAGAAAAGGACAATTCCAGATTCCACTATGAAGATGACTACAGTGATTCTCCATGGTCTGTGCCACAAGCCCCATCAGGCTCAAACTCCTCTAAACAAGAATACTCATACCATTTCCCAATTGAATCCAATGACTTTCTTGATGGAGGATATGATTCAAGTGATGATACTCGAAATTCCATGCCAACTAACTTTCCTCCTGAGGTGAACTTAAAGAATGTGCTCAGTGGCATGTTTGCCATTTTGACTGGCCGGAACAAATCGGTTCCAAGACTCACCTCAAATCAGCAACTTCCCAGTTCGGATGTTTCGTTTCTTGAGTCTGGAAAGAATGGAAATACCTTTCTTCATTCTTCTGTTTACATACCCAGTGCCCCACCACTCCTCGAGCCTAGTGGAGTTAATTATAGCGCGTACaaagaggtcttggaggccgAGCCCCCCGAGTGGTTGCCAGATAGTTCTAGTACAGTTTGTATGCAGTGCACTGCTCCTTTCACGGCACTGACTCGTGGTAGACATCATTGTCGGTTTTGTGGAGGGGTTTTCTGCAGATCTTGTACGAAGGGGAGGTGCTTGTTACCTGTTAAATTCAGGGAGAGAAATCCGCAGAGGGTCTGTGATGCCTGCTATGATAGGCTCGATCCTTTGCAGGGTATTTTTGTGAACACTATAAGCAATGCTGTGCAAGTAGCAAAGCATGACGTCATTGATTGGACATGCACAAGAGGTTGGTTGAATCTTCCTCTTGGTTGGTCCATGGAACATGAGATATACAAAGCCTCCAATACATTGAGAAGCTACTGCCAG GTTGCTAGGTTGAATCCTGATAAGTCCATACCCTTGGCAGTTTTAAAAGGAGCAAAAGGCCTGGCAATTTTAACTGTTGCTAAAGCTGGTGTTCTAGTTACTTACAAACTTGGCACAGGTTTGGTCATTTCTCGAAGGTCAGATGGATCATGGTCTGCACCGTCATCCATAGTCTCCATGGGCTTAGGATGGGGTGCTCAG ATTGGGGGTGAGCTCATGGACTTCTTAATAGTGCTTCATGATTTGAAAGCTGTGAAGACCTTTTGTAGTCGGATGCATTTTTCTCTTGGTGCTGGTTGTAGTGCTGCAGCAGGACCTGTTGGGAGAGTGCTGGAAGCAGATCTTCGTGCTGGAGATAGAGGTTCTGGCATGTGCTATACTTACAGTTGTAGCAAAG GCGCATTTGTGGGAGTGTCCTTGGAAGGGAATGTTGTTGCAACAAGGATGGACACCAACTTGCGCTTCTATGGCGATCCTTATCTCAGCACATCTGATATtctacttggaatggtagacaGACCAAAGGCTGCTGAGCCCCTGTATGCCTCCCTTGAAGACCTCTTTTCCTGTGTACGGTGA